The Terriglobales bacterium genomic sequence AGGGACAGCGTTCACGCTCGGGCTCGCGCATGATGCGCGGCTTCGAGGGCGGCCAGATGCCGCTGCACCGCCGCGTCCCCAAGCGCGGCTTCACCAACATCTTCCGGGTGGAGTACGCCATCGTGAACCTGGAGCGCATCGCGGCGCTGGGGGAGAAGACGGTCACGCCGGAAGTGCTGCACAAGGCCGGGGTGGTGCACCACGCGAGCGATCGCATCAAGATCCTGGGCGACGGCGAACTGAAGTCTGCCGTCACCGTCCACGCCCACAAGTTTTCGAAATCGGCGCAGGAGAAGATCACCAAGGCGGGCGGGAAGATCGAGATCATCAACATCGACAAGCCGAAACTACAGAAGCCTGCTGCTGGCGCGAAGAAGAAGTAGTTACTGAAAACTGACAACCGAGAACTGGTTTTCCATGTTTGAGAAGCTGGCCAACATCTTCCGCATCCCGGACCTGCGCAGGCGTGTGTTGTTCACGCTGGCGCTGCTGGCCGTGTACCGCCTGGGCGCGTTCATTCCCACCCCCGGCATCAACACCCAGGCCCTGCAGGCCTTCTTCGATGCGCAGCGCGGGACTGCCTTTGGGTACCTCGACCTGTTCTCCGGCGGCAACCTGCGCCGCTTCACCATCTTCGCGCTGGGCATCATGCCCTACATCACCGCGTCCATCATCCTCCAGTTGATGGCGGTGGTGTATGAGCCGCTGGCCAAGCTGCAGAAGGAAGGCGAGCTGGGGCGGCGCAAGATCACGATGTACACGCGCTACCTGACGGGGATCCTGGCCGCCGCGCAGTCACTGGGCATCGCCTTCACATTGGAAAGGAGCGGCGCCGGACTGGTGAACAACCCCGGCCCCGCCTTCCTGGCCATGACCGTGCTCACCCTGACGACAGGCAGCGTCTTCATCATGTGGCTGGGCGAGCAGATCACCGAGCGCGGCATCGGCAACGGCATGTCGCTGCTCATCTTCGCCGGGATCGTGGTGGGTTTGCCGCGCGCCATCCTCGATCTCTGGGAGAAGGTGCGCAGCGAGGCCTGGGGAACGTTCACCGCGCCGGCCGTGATCATCCTGCTGGTGCTGATGCTGGCAACGGTGGCCTTCATCGTCTATGTGGAGCGCAGCGAGCGCCGCATCCCGGTGCAGTACGCCAAGCGCGTGGTCGGACGCAAGGTGATGGGCGGACAATCCACCCATCTGCCGCTGCGGGTGAACACCGGCGGCGTGATGCCAGTCATCTTCGCTTCCTCCATCCTCTCCATCCCCCTGACCTTCGGCAGCTTGCTCAAGGACAAACCGGTCATCGGCCCCATCATTGCGCAGCTCAGCTACGGCGAGCCCTTCCATTACGTGCTGTTTGCCGTGGGCATCATCCTGTTCGCCTACGTTTACGTCTCCATCGTGATGGAGCCCAACAAGGTGGCCGACGACATGCGCAAGTACGGGGGGTTCATCCCCGGCATCCGGCCCGGCCGGCGCACCGCCGATTACATCAACGACGTCCTTACGCGCATCACCCTGGTGGGAGCGTTCTACCTCATCATCGTCTCCATGATTCCCGAGTTCATGATCCAGGGCATTCATCTCAACCATCTTCCCTGGGGGCTGGGGGACTTTTTCCAGTTCCTCCCCACCTGGGTGACCAACGGCTTGAACGTGAACTTTTACTTTGGCGGAACTTCGCTGCTGATCGTGGTGGGCGTGGCCATGGATACGGTGAACCAGGTCGAATCGCAACTCATCATGCGGCATTATGACGGCTTCACCCCGCGCAGCGGACGCATTCGCGGCCGCCGCATCTGGTAGCGGAGAGGACAACGAAAGAGGGCAACATGGCAGCCGATCCCAAGACGAGCAACATCGGCCCGATCATCCTTCTGGGAGCGCCAGGAGCGGGCAAGGGCACGCAGGCCAAGCAGATGGTGGAGCGCTACGGCATCCCGCAGATCTCCACCGGCGACATCCTGCGCGACCACGTAGCCCGCGGCACCGAACTGGGCAAGAAGGCCAAAGCCATCATGGAGTCGGGCGGGCTGGTGCCCGACCAGTTGCTGTTCGGCGTGGTGGAGGAGCGCCTCAGCCGCCCGGACTGCGCCCGCGGCTTCATCCTGGACGGATTTCCCCGCACCGTACCTCAGGCCCAGTGGCTGGATACCTTGTTCGCCAAGACCGGCTGGGCGCCGCTTGTGATCGATATTTCCGTGAGTTATAATCAATTACTGCAGCGGCTTACTGGGCGGCGTTCCTGTCCTACCTGCGGGCGGATCTACAACATCCTTTTCCAGCCTCCCACCGTCCCCAACATCTGCAATGTGGACGGGGGCAAGCTATTGACGCGCAAGGACGATACCGAGAAGGTGGTTTCCGAGCGCTTGAAGAATTACGAGCGGGACACCCTCCCCCTGACCGAGTACTACGGCAGCAAGAAGTGCCTGAAAGTGGTCCAAGGGGATCAAGCGGCCGACCAGGTCACGACGGATGCCTTCGCGGCCGTGGATGGAGCGGCGAATTGAGTATGGCAATCGTCTGCAAATCGCCCGCCGAGCTGGAAAAGATGCGGCGCGCCGGGCACGTGGTGCGGGAGGTGCTGGACGCGGTGAAGGCCGCGGTGGCTCCCGGCGTCACCACCATGGACCTGGAGCACGTGGCCGAGAAAAAGATGCAGGAATTGGAGGCCCAGCCGGCCTTCAAGGGATACAACGGCTATCCCTGCGTTCTTTGCACGTCGCTGAATGAGGAGATCATCCACGGCATTCCCTCGGAGAAGCGGATGCTGAAGGAGGGCGATATCATCTCGCTCGACTTTGGCGCGGTGGTGGATGGCTACTATGGCGACGCCGCCATCACGGTCCCGGTGGGCGAGGTGAAGCCGGAGCTGAAGAAGCTGATGGAAGTCACCGAAGCCGCCCTGCAGCGCGCCATCGAGAAGATGCTCATCGGCAACACCGTGGGCGATGTGGGTGCGGCCGTCCAGGAGCTGGTGGAAGCCAACGGCTTCAGCGTAGTGCGCGAGTTTGTGGGACACGGCATCGGCACCCGCATGCACGAGGACCCGCAGGTGCCCAACTTCGGCCTGCACGGACGAGGCCCGCGGCTGCGAGAGGGCATGGTGCTGGCCATCGAACCTATGGTCAACGCCGGGGCGCCGGGCACCCGCGTGCTCGACGACCACTGGACCGCGGTCACTGAGGACGGCAGCCCCAGCGCTCACTTCGAGCACTCGGTGGCGGTGACCAAGGACGGCCCGCTGATTTTGACGCAGTGATTGTTTTTGGAACCGAGAACTGAGCACTGAGAACTCGGTACAAGGAGTAGATGAGCAAAGAAGACGCGATTGAGGTGATGGCCACGGTGTTGGAGCCTTTGCCCAACGCCATGTTCCGCGTGGAGCTGGAAAACAAGGGCATCGCGCTGGTCCACGTTTCCGGCAAGATGAGGAAGAACTTCATCCGCATCCTGCCGGGCGACAAGGTTGCAGTGGAGCTTTCTCCCTACGACCTCACCCGCGGACGCATCGTGTACCGGTACAAGTAGGTTTTCGCTGAGAGCTGAGAAAAGGGAACTGATCATGAAAGTCCGAGCATCGGTCAAAAAGATTTGCGACAAGTGCATGGTCATCCGCCGCCGCGGGGTGGTGCGGGTGATCTGCGAGAACCCCAAGCACAAGCAGCGGCAGGGGTAAGTTGAGCCGCTTTGCGGGCGTGAGCCCGCAGGCGAAATTCCGAGCGTAGCGAGGGAGCTCTCGGGAGAAGGTAGTTCAGAAGGAGAGGACAAGTTATGGCACGCATTGCCGGCGTCGATCTTCCGCGCAACAAGCACGTGGACATCGCGCTCACCTACATCTACGGCATCGGGCACCCACGGGCGCGGCGCATCGTGGCCACCGCCAAGGTCGACGGCATGAAGAAGGTCCAGGACCTCAACGAAGACGAGGTCAACCGCATCCGCCAGGTCATCGAGGGCGAGGGCGGGGTGGAGGGCGACCTGCGCAAGGACGTCTCCATGCACATCAAGCGGCTGATCGAGGTGGGTTCGTACCGCGGCTATCGCCACCGCCGCAACCTGCCGGTCCGCGGCCAGCGCACCCATACCAACGCGCGCACCCGCAAGGGCCCGCGCAAGGGAACCGTGGCCAACAAGAAGAAGACGGCGGCCAAGACCTAAGAAGGACGAGAGGGAAGCGAAAGAATGGCCAAGAAAGAAGCCGCAGCCACCGCCGCCCCGACGGCTGCGCCGGAGAAGAAGGGCAAGAAGAAGCAGTTCAAGAAGAAGGAACGCAAGAACGTTCCTTACGGGCTGGTGCACATCCAGGCCTCGTTCAACAACACCATCGTGACCATCACCGATCACGAGGGCCGGGTGATCGCTTGGAAGAGTTCGGGCTCGCTGGGATTCCGCGGGTCACGCAAGGGGACGCCGTTCGCGGCGCAACAGGCGGCCGCGGGCGCCGCCAACCTGGCGCGCGACCACGGCCTGCGCTCGGTGGACGTGCGGGTGAGCGGCCCCGGGTCGGGGCGCGAGTCGGCCATCCGGGCGCTCTCGGCCGCGGGCATCGAGGTGCGCACCATCCGCGACGTCACCCCGCTGCCGCACAACGGTTGCCGGCCGCCGAAACGGCGGAGAGTTTAGAAGAGGTTGCTCGTT encodes the following:
- the rpmJ gene encoding 50S ribosomal protein L36, with protein sequence MKVRASVKKICDKCMVIRRRGVVRVICENPKHKQRQG
- the rplO gene encoding 50S ribosomal protein L15 encodes the protein MNLSTIRAPRKATEKPKRVGRGMGSGMGKTSTRGHKGQRSRSGSRMMRGFEGGQMPLHRRVPKRGFTNIFRVEYAIVNLERIAALGEKTVTPEVLHKAGVVHHASDRIKILGDGELKSAVTVHAHKFSKSAQEKITKAGGKIEIINIDKPKLQKPAAGAKKK
- the map gene encoding type I methionyl aminopeptidase, with translation MAIVCKSPAELEKMRRAGHVVREVLDAVKAAVAPGVTTMDLEHVAEKKMQELEAQPAFKGYNGYPCVLCTSLNEEIIHGIPSEKRMLKEGDIISLDFGAVVDGYYGDAAITVPVGEVKPELKKLMEVTEAALQRAIEKMLIGNTVGDVGAAVQELVEANGFSVVREFVGHGIGTRMHEDPQVPNFGLHGRGPRLREGMVLAIEPMVNAGAPGTRVLDDHWTAVTEDGSPSAHFEHSVAVTKDGPLILTQ
- the rpsM gene encoding 30S ribosomal protein S13 — translated: MARIAGVDLPRNKHVDIALTYIYGIGHPRARRIVATAKVDGMKKVQDLNEDEVNRIRQVIEGEGGVEGDLRKDVSMHIKRLIEVGSYRGYRHRRNLPVRGQRTHTNARTRKGPRKGTVANKKKTAAKT
- the secY gene encoding preprotein translocase subunit SecY, which translates into the protein MFEKLANIFRIPDLRRRVLFTLALLAVYRLGAFIPTPGINTQALQAFFDAQRGTAFGYLDLFSGGNLRRFTIFALGIMPYITASIILQLMAVVYEPLAKLQKEGELGRRKITMYTRYLTGILAAAQSLGIAFTLERSGAGLVNNPGPAFLAMTVLTLTTGSVFIMWLGEQITERGIGNGMSLLIFAGIVVGLPRAILDLWEKVRSEAWGTFTAPAVIILLVLMLATVAFIVYVERSERRIPVQYAKRVVGRKVMGGQSTHLPLRVNTGGVMPVIFASSILSIPLTFGSLLKDKPVIGPIIAQLSYGEPFHYVLFAVGIILFAYVYVSIVMEPNKVADDMRKYGGFIPGIRPGRRTADYINDVLTRITLVGAFYLIIVSMIPEFMIQGIHLNHLPWGLGDFFQFLPTWVTNGLNVNFYFGGTSLLIVVGVAMDTVNQVESQLIMRHYDGFTPRSGRIRGRRIW
- the rpsK gene encoding 30S ribosomal protein S11 — translated: MAKKEAAATAAPTAAPEKKGKKKQFKKKERKNVPYGLVHIQASFNNTIVTITDHEGRVIAWKSSGSLGFRGSRKGTPFAAQQAAAGAANLARDHGLRSVDVRVSGPGSGRESAIRALSAAGIEVRTIRDVTPLPHNGCRPPKRRRV
- the infA gene encoding translation initiation factor IF-1, which encodes MSKEDAIEVMATVLEPLPNAMFRVELENKGIALVHVSGKMRKNFIRILPGDKVAVELSPYDLTRGRIVYRYK
- a CDS encoding adenylate kinase translates to MAADPKTSNIGPIILLGAPGAGKGTQAKQMVERYGIPQISTGDILRDHVARGTELGKKAKAIMESGGLVPDQLLFGVVEERLSRPDCARGFILDGFPRTVPQAQWLDTLFAKTGWAPLVIDISVSYNQLLQRLTGRRSCPTCGRIYNILFQPPTVPNICNVDGGKLLTRKDDTEKVVSERLKNYERDTLPLTEYYGSKKCLKVVQGDQAADQVTTDAFAAVDGAAN